The genomic DNA TCGTCCATGCATTATCATTGCTCAAATTTTACTACTGTGTTGTAACACATTTGATCTTATAGGACCTTCATGATGACATTAGTGTGACTTCATTATCATCATCCTTCAACAACTACATCATCAGGTGGTTGCTACATTCAATTTCTTGAAAGTGTTAAGTTTGATTTGGTATTCTCATAAAGTTAAGGTGAGTAACAATTAACATGCATAACTCTTGGACTTCTCATACTCTTAATGCTTCCTCATTTGGTTGCTTTTCAGGCTTTTGGTTTCTAGATCCAATTTATTTCATGTGTATGAAAGAGTTTCTTTCTTAATTGCCTCTCAGTAGTTTTCATGTTTCAATGTGAATACAAGGTGTGGATCAACATGAAATTGTTTTGCTAGCAAGTTGTACTTCCAATGAAATCTTGCGGGGCTAGGAAAGACTGAGTAGGGAACTAAAAAATTTAGAGAGCAGATTaaacaagaaagaaagaggaacatCATGAATATGTGCAGCAAACCGGAGGAGGTGATGAAGCTCCCAAGCCACcatttcatcaaggttttcctcCCTGATCTGACCTCCCAACACCTGGTAATCCATCTCTTCTATATGTTGCCCTTTTCTTAGCTTTCTTGTATAAAAGATCAAGATTTCAGAGAAGTCAATCAAGCACAAGAATAATATTTcatttcctctcttctatttcttggttgttttatttttcaaatggaATATACGGAATGGCCTTCTGAGTTTGCATTGTTCTTTACATTTTGGatgatttttggtgttatttatgATTGGTTGATTGTAGACAAGCAGCTAGCTATTTCTTGCATTAAGTTAATTTTACATAGCACAAACAATGACTGTATATACATCACATGCCCCAAGTATGAACTGAATATTGAAGAATGGGcagttgttcaattcaaaatatTTTGTTGATCTATGCAGAAAATCCCACCAGCTTTTCGAGTGCATTTAAGGAACAAATCACTTAGGATGGTTTCTTTAAGAGGTCCCAGTGGCAATGTGTGGGATGTGGAACTGGTTGATAGCTCAAACGGGCTTCGCTTTGAGAGTGGATGGAAGGAGTTTGTCACAGACCATGCCATCGAGACTGGTGACATTTTGGTGTTTCGGTTTGATGGATGCTCTTGCTTCTCAGTCTTGGTCTTTGATGCAACTGCATGTGAAAAGGAGGTGGCTTTTCTTGCCAGGCCTCATGCTCAAAATGTTGCTGATGTTAACGAGCCAAGACCCGCTGAAGAGATGGCTATTGTTTCTAGAACTTCCCAGCAGGAAGTTGACATTATTTGtgtgaaggaggaagaaggggagGCAACAGCCTTAAATACACAGATTTTTTCACAAAATAATGGTCCAGGTATTGATAAAAAGAGAAAGATGAGAAGTATTAATTGCCTTCAAGAACCTAAGTCAAAGGAGATATTCTATTCTGGTAATTTGACATCTAGAAGATCGATGAAAAGCCCAGATGCTGAAACAAGTAATTATGTGTTCTCGTATATATATGGCTGTCTTATTCTTACCCTAGATTTTTTAATCAAACAAAAGCTTACTTGGTGGCAGTTGCTAAAACAATTATTTCTTCTCAATATTCTACATCAAAATCGTCAATTGAAGAGTGCTTGCAATTACGGAAGCCTAATAAAGTTCGTCGACGAGGAGAACGTATATTTCTATTACTGTCAACATAGATATTTTCTTCTATTGTCACACCATCCTTTCTTGTTGCTGTATGTTTGATTGATCATTAATTGAGCTAGGTTCTTAGGAAGTGTTTACTATTTTGTATGCTTCATGTAGTTGTGGCAAAGGTGCAAAAAATGCCTCCTCTTTCTTCACAACGGAGACCTGTGActaaagaagaagtggacaaggctCTTTGCAAAGCAAAATCTTTTATGTCAAAGAATCCCTTTTTCCTAATCGTGATGCAGGATTCCTATGTTTACTCAAGTTTTTTTATGGTAAGCTCAGTTTCAGTTATTTATCTTGCCAAACGTGTTCTCTTATTGTCATAAAGAAATTTGTTTAGGTTATCATCTTCAGAGAGTAATACACGGAAGACATGCATTTTAAGTTTCAATTTCTCAACCTACAGATGCTTGATTCATAAAGAATCAGTTTTCTCAACCCTTGTTATGAATGCCATATGCTTGTCTGTAACAGCGGCTAAAATGCCTTTCTGTGCCGCCCGACACGGATGGTTTTTACCGATCCGCTGGGCGGCTAAAACCGGCACATGAGGCGTCCCCATCTTGACGGCGccggaggagacgcgggacgcctCCGGCGCCATCTCGCGGTGTCGGGGGAGATGCGAGACACCTCCGGCAGCGTCCCGTGATGTCATCGGCACATAAGGCGTCGCGCGCGACGCCTTCTGCAGTGTCGAAGGCGTTTCCGAAAGTGTCTGGCGATCCTGCCGGCGTCGCCGGACGCTTCCGACGACCCTTCAAGTGTCGTCGGACGCTTCCGACGACCCTTCTGGCGCCGCTAGAGGCGTTCGACGACGCTTCATGCGTCGCCGGACGCCCCCTGCGGGATCACGAGCAATGATTGCGAGCGATCTCGCATccgtagtttttttttcttttcaataattatttattttatttaattaatttaaacaattcctaagaGGATGTGTGATATTTCGTAGAGActtttataaatcctaattaaattatcctaataaatatataaaaaatatatttaaaatttaaaataaatttaataaattttattaattaatattctgaaaaaataatgttttaaatttcatttaaaattttaaaaaaaatgtaataattcttatttatattctaatatattttttattattttaaatttcatttaaattttaaaaaaattctaaaaaaaaattctaaattttttttaaaaattctaaaaaaattctaataaattatatttatattctgatttttttttattattttaattttttttacttgatatttttttactatttaaaatatatattatttaattaataattaattaaatgaataaatagttaatttatataattattattaatataaagtaatatcttgtattaatgtatatatttattattattattattatagatacttccattttaatttaaattattgatatatcaattctatttaaataaaactatttttaattattttttctaacaatattaaattattcaataattgagaatttataataaatcaatatacaacttatttttatatgcattataaatatatttatcttataattactatatataaataaaaaaaaatactgaaactgtatcggcacggcacgatacgataccgaaaccgtatcgttccggtctgagaccgaaacTTCGGCACGGGTCggaattttaaaccttggtctgTAACATGATTCTACCAGAATGGTTGGATGGATAACAAATTGTGGAAACCTTGTGCATTTCAGTATCATCTTTTTTGCTTAGATCCTTCAATGTTATGTTccttagttttatttattttttaataatctgAGTGTTTGGACTTTGCCTGACTAATCCTGGTGGTAGACGGccatcctcttggttcatctagGGTAAATTCAGAGCACATGTTTTGCACACTTAGATATTGGCCTTTAAGATATTTGCCCCATTTGGGATTCAAACCCTCGACCTCTTATTTGTTCCTTTGAGTTCTTTACCACTACACCACACTTGTGGGGGTTATGTTCCTTAGTTTTAGTTTAGACAACAAGTTGTCCATATAATTCCATTTATCTAGATGGTTAAAGTGCAAATGTTCTTGCACTATGCATGCTTGCTATGACAAAATACTCCTTTTTATTCATTCTTTTCCAATTCATTTAATAATTAGCCAATCTCTATATGATAAAAATTTTATCATTTCCTTTGGATGGTGAGTTCAACGGCTCAACATGGTGGGATGATTAGAATGACGATCTGAATCCAACTCTTTAGTTAGTTAACACACACCTTCAAGTAATTGGTGCACCCTTCAAGATAGGAATCTTCAATGCATAGTTGTTGGACTTTGTTGCACCACTTTGGCTAGTTGAGACACCTCTTCGGTTTAGTAGTCTTTGACGTCTAGTTATTGGGCTTCATCAACAAACCCCTTTGCCTAGATGACACATCCTTTTGGGTTAATTGTGAGGTCAAGGTGAGACTTGACTTTCTATTTGAAACAATATTGTCCCATTCAAGTACAAGTTATAGACAATTGTATTCCAAGATACAATGAATTGTCTTTACTATGAGGACTTCAAATTTTGAGACTTAATGATCATGCAACACCTTAGAACTCTTATAGAAGagaagagagaactcaagaaaaGGATTAGAGGATTAAGGTTTCTTATATAGGGATGAAGAGGTAAGTTCAAGGGCACAAATTAACAAGGTTTTATTTCATATTTATAATGTGAAGGTGAAAAGACCACCCACTccttgaatttaaattaaaaaggtGAAAACACCTTTAATACATCAATTTAATTGC from Zingiber officinale cultivar Zhangliang chromosome 4A, Zo_v1.1, whole genome shotgun sequence includes the following:
- the LOC121971535 gene encoding B3 domain-containing protein Os11g0197600-like, whose product is MNMCSKPEEVMKLPSHHFIKVFLPDLTSQHLKIPPAFRVHLRNKSLRMVSLRGPSGNVWDVELVDSSNGLRFESGWKEFVTDHAIETGDILVFRFDGCSCFSVLVFDATACEKEVAFLARPHAQNVADVNEPRPAEEMAIVSRTSQQEVDIICVKEEEGEATALNTQIFSQNNGPGIDKKRKMRSINCLQEPKSKEIFYSGNLTSRRSMKSPDAETIAKTIISSQYSTSKSSIEECLQLRKPNKVRRRGELVAKVQKMPPLSSQRRPVTKEEVDKALCKAKSFMSKNPFFLIVMQDSYVYSSFFMNVPGSFAQPHLPRISQVLTLWDENDERWAVTYVYYGNRGALSGGWGAFAKAHNLEKFDVCIFELIKKQHLKVHIFRVVDEITSLLPNSNGKS